A genome region from Macrobrachium rosenbergii isolate ZJJX-2024 chromosome 42, ASM4041242v1, whole genome shotgun sequence includes the following:
- the LOC136828215 gene encoding cuticle protein CP1876-like: MRSLVLLSVVLGVALGAPQHGFPMDTAEVAAARAAFVAEYNRLADLAARAPDIHIIHRDPIEHQRAIQQAANHVPQSVPVPTFNAFSFSANLGRNQQFVPGPNTFPGAGHLAGHLAGHQAPAPAAPHRFSAPDAPTPKWQGPFAHTIPAGVQGSQAQTVETPEVAAARNAHFAAHAAVLGFQG; encoded by the exons ATGCGTTCTCTC GTGCTCCTGAGCGTAGTCCTGGGTGTGGCCCTGGGCGCCCCCCAGCACGGATTTCCAATGGACACCGCCGAGGTCGCCGCCGCCCGCGCCGCCTTCGTCGCCGAGTACAACCGCCTGGCTGACCTAGCCGCCAGGGCTCCGGACATCCACATCATCCACAGAGACCCCATCGAGCACCAGCGCGCCATTCAGCAGGCAGCTAACCACGTGCCCCAGTCCGTCCCAGTGCCCACCTTCAACGCCTTCTCCTTCTCGGCCAACCTGGGCAGGAACCAGCAGTTCGTCCCGGGACCCAACACCTTCCCCGGCGCCGGACACCTGGCTGGGCATTTGGCCGGGCACCAAGCTCCCGCCCCTGCGGCACCCCACCGCTTCTCCGCTCCCGACGCCCCGACCCCGAAGTGGCAGGGTCCCTTCGCCCACACCATCCCCGCGGGCGTTCAGGGCTCCCAGGCCCAGACCGTCGAGACGCCCGAGGTGGCCGCCGCTAGGAACGCCCACTTCGCCGCCCACGCCGCCGTCCTCGGCTTCCAGGGGTGA
- the LOC136827792 gene encoding uncharacterized protein, with translation MSNNEGVRGATEVVELSKTARERRLQWYGHVMRRDETYVGRRVVQMEAPGGGARGRLKRRWVDVVKRRSARHSLSEDDVFDRARWRKAVGNVDPHIEVGKEAEKEEVKNTATTTGGVLRK, from the exons ATGAG CAACAACGAAGGAGTGAGAGGAGCTACtgaagtcgtagaactatcaaagacgGCCCGGgaaagaagattgcagtggtatggccatgtgatgagaagggatgagacatatgtagggaggagagtggtGCAGATGGAGGCGCCTGGTGGGGGAGCAAGAGGAAGATTGAAACGAAGGTGGGTGGATGTAGTTAAGAGAAGATCTGCGAGACACAGTTTGTCAGaagacgatgtgtttgaccgagccagatGGAGGAAAGCTGTCGGAAACGTCGacccccacatagaagtgggaaaagaggcagagaaagaagaagttaAAAACACAGCAACAACAACTGGAGGAGTTCTCAGGAAGTAA